CCTGCatcaatatttcactactaaCTCCCAACCAAACCCCCGACCAAGTCTGGAAACCCCCTTAGAAAAATCCTGAATATGCCCCTGTGTGCATTATGTACCAACTTATAAAGGAAGCCAGCCATAATCTATTATGAAGGGCACATAATAAATCATAAAATGATGACAGATAAAAGGATTTGCTCATGTGAGtgcatatggacaaacataggtagacaGATAGATAGAGATTTTTTATAGAAACAATTATAttagtaaaccaggtgtgtgcccagcatgcacctggtttaaaaacaagTAAACACTGACAGAAACTACTAtgttgaattaaaaaaaaaattaatggcaGGTTGCAACTTTTGGTCTGTCTGTTTGCCGGTGGCTTATCTGTCTGTCTGGCCAAAGTCAAAGACTAGAGTGCTAACACCACATTCACACTATCCCAGGTTAGCCAGTGTTTTCAACTCAGGTTATTGAACTTGGGTTGATACTCATCTACGCTACTGCATTTGACATGAGCTTGATAGTGTGAGCATTGAATAATACTTAGCTAAAACAAGCACACAAGCTTTTGACTATTTAGACACTTAGAATTGTAGCGAGGAAACatagaaccagctgaaataagccGTACAATCTCATAACcaccatgtttaagctagtggGTGCTCCTTTCACCAGGAATATTAACACATTGTTTGAGTGTAACTGTCACATAGTTATGGCATCTCGTAGCCATTTTAAAGAACAGTTTTAGAGCATAGAATATACTCGCTGTGCGGTTAACAGAACAAGTTATATTTGTTTAGCCGAGTTGGCCAGCTCAGAATGTGTTCACATTGTATCCTATCCCACCTCTCCTTGTTGTGCTATGCTGGACCCAGTTTGGTACAGCTCGACTGATTCACaccacaatttatttcaagccATGCCATGCTCTACTCAGGTTAGAAGGTAGTGTGAATGGGGTGTAAACAATACAGTGTGGAAATGTGCATTTTGGGGTTATGATGGTTATCTATCTTCTGCACCTTATAAACTTCAACAATTCTTGTACATTTTCTTGGTGTAAGAAAACCACACTGATGTGGTGTATACaaaaccacacaaaaacagccaagttgtaaaaaccttaaaaagcctgggtgaaaaaagaaaggtggcagccaagaaattgctgcaatgatgctagAAAACCACACTGAGGTGATATTTTGTGGTGTATACAAAGTTATTTGATGCGTTTAGGTGGCCATATACAGGACTTGGTAGCTGCACTTATAACGATTAAACCCAAGCATTGTAGCAACACCCATTAGTAGCCATGTGAAATTTTCTCACCCGAAAAACTCAGCTGTTGTAAACAGTAAAATTGATATAccacaataaaacaatcaccAGAATACAACAGTCAATTGATTTGTTCCAATAGAAGAGTCACAATTTATTGATTTTAAATGAAGTAAAGTATAGATTAATGTGCTAAAAAGTAACGAATCATGAGACATGGTGATACAAAAGTTATATGTGTGACAAGCCCCACCATCgctataattatagctatatactgtcATTTCTTGCTTTCAATGTACTTTATACTAATTGTACTAGCTAgaagcagtgtttattctaggatttctcctttggggggggGATCAGGAATTcagggggtgaccaggtgaaagtctgttatatagttgtccaagttcacaattATATAAAGcagttgaaatagttgccaaTCTGGTTAGGCATTTAAGgttcatgagtgttgattttaggggtagagcttgatgcatgagtgcatggtagtgatgacataatgatgtagatgtcttccaagaaataatTTAATACTTAGTGTGTTTGGAATTAAATACTAGGGCATTTTCATGGTTATGGCAAAACAAGACTTTAATATCAGGCTTTCTGATATTATATCTGGGGGGTAGTTGAGATGGCTGTGCACGGCTGCATGCCATTTTAAAAGTAgagattttacaaaattatataCACTTTTTGAGATGGAATTTAAGGACAATGTTGAGAGTTAAGCATGCCTTTTTTTCTATacttgggctctcagatatcgaatagccatcactataaTACATACTGAGAACATCTTAAGGTTTGCGTTTACAatttaacctgggaaaattttacatattaacCACTCTTAGATTGAATCTCAGAGCATTTTTGGTAAGTCTAGTGTGTCATTGGTAAACCTAAGTATAGCATAGTAGTCACTCGCAATTTTAGGgtgtgagtctgagattttaggggggaaaGTTTCCCCCCCTAAcagtcctagaataaacactggctAGAAGCTAAGTAGCTATAGAGTTCtgctatataataattatatgcttgAGAATACAGTGAGATACAATGCATGACAAGTTGGTACAGTTAGCATAAAGAACATAGTTACCTAATTCTCATAATATGCACCATACCTTGAGATAATAATTTATCTGTGGCAGCAATCAAGTCCTTAAGAGAAGCACTAGGAATTCTGTGAAGCCATTCCTCTAGCATCTGAAGGCAACATCTTTGACAATCATTAGGATGATCATTTTCAATGATTTCCATCAAGTAATCATCAACTCCTAACAACTTCCCCAACTGTCTCCACCATGGTGCCCATCGTGGCACAATGTTTTCGTTGATGTACTGTATTGTTGGTTTTTCTTTTTCTATATAACAAGTGTAATCAAATAATTATATCCAATATAATTGGTCAGCCAGcattattattttaaatatTGGAAATTACCAATAGACACAGATTTATGTATAATAAAGTATATCATGGCTCATCTCagctatttatatatatatacgctTAATTTTTCAAGCATACATTTTCGCTGTTTGGTCCACCAGTAATCCATCAAATTAaatgatatatatattttaaacaaTATTCTTACAAATGTATGTAATCAAAAGCAACACTTCTttactgtatgtacgtatggATGGATATACGTATACATATGACTGTgacatatgtacgtatgtgtgtttaTGCATGTTTGTGTCTCAGAGAGGCagagatcaaaggaaaaccaTAATTATGGTGCTTGTTGATACAAGCTAAAAGAAGGTGTCAAATAAACTACATGTTGCTGGAGGATCACATCACCACTACACTCGGTAGTGTTTCAGTGTCAAGCCTCTGATTCAATCCCTCCCTTCCTGCATTCGCTGACTTTAGCCTCCTTCTGCATGCCTGTGGAATCCCAGTGAAGATACAAAGCAGAGCTGAATCATTTATGTGTGTGCcacatgtgtgcatatgtgaatgtacatatataatatgttaatatgctaaatacatatagctataagAAATCACTGTGAAGTCCATGTGCAATCATGCACTTATGTGTGGTATACTGTATAGTTCCAATACCAATGGTAATTGAATTGTATACACATATAGTTCCGTGGTCAACAAGCCACTAACCATAAATTTCCCCAACTGACCCTATTGTGTTTTTCTTTAACTTTCCCTTCATCACTTATTCATGACATCAAACCATTGTTAATGACATCATATCAgatataaacaaatcattacATATAAACAAAACAATGCATTATATTAGACAGGTCCAGTTTACCAATAAATGATCGGCGCATTTCAGCTTGATGGCTCTGGACTTGAGCAAGTATAGCTATAATCAGCACAAaactgcatgtatatagctaactatggaGTGTTTTGTGTCAACCATCAGCGATTCTGGTTTTTATTCTTGTGCCTTCTATAATGTATTACTTTGTGGCAATATTATAACTAACACCACTGGAAGCGTACTACTATACTGATGGGAGGAAATACAGGCATCATCGTAATCCTCCGCTACAAATTCAGTGTGCTCATATAAGACCATTGTGCATGCATGGCCTttctactagctagctagttatttCATCTTATGAAAGCTATTGCACTGCTACGCAACTGCAAAACATCACATGCAGCCCAAAAAGCCACACCCCACGACCTGACTTGAATCGGCACTGCATGGTGGCCTGCAACAAGGCCAAGGGTGACAAAAGCTCGTGCACACACGCTTTAGCAAATAAGGCAGCCCGTTTCACCTAAAAAACACGACTAACAGACCGAGTAACAGACTCAAATCATTCTTAAAATACGCACACAGTGTAGCTGAAAGTTTTCTAGGGCGTTCTCTTCAAATTCTTTACCGCTACTAAGGTCAGCTAGTGCTCAGGTCAATGTTTTCTATTTTGCTTCCTCTCATTATCTCAATCACAAACTACACTCTACAGTATACAGAATGATATTTATATATCCTTACTTCCATTTTCGCTTCCTGGACCTGCCATTTTGCAGAGTTTTAGAGAATGCGCGCTATGTATCAAATCACACCTATATTATATAGACTGGCGGCGCCCGCTTCTACAGTGACAATAGCATTGACCAAAGCAATGACAATAGTAGTAGTATAACATGAAACTTACATTGGGTCTCATGCAGTGGGTAATTTAattgatatattctaatagagcagtcatgcagcTTTACACAGCAAAGAAGTACTAGATTTATGTATAATTAAGTTAGCTAGAGTAAATTGACATTCACTGTGGTAAGAATGAAACTTTTTAATTTGAAGAAACAGAACTATAAAATTTAAAAGTAACCAAGGATCACTGTGGTGAATGTGTCTAATTTTTAGAAGAATCTTCTTAAATTTAGCTATAAGAAATAGTTTAAATTTAGAGAAAAGTCTCAATTAGAGTGACTGCATACAATGCAAGGTATATAGCCTGGACATTCACCTTACTTGATTTAAGCCAAGACCTTCTTAGATTAAGTAACCTAAATTAGTCCTGCAGTATATTATACTCTTATATTGTGGCATTCTAAGAATGCAATTAATTATTAATGTAATTTCCATcagcatatacatgtacatacctgtGTAAAACAAAGGGACACTGAATTAGTGTTAAAAATGTGTATTATGTTTtctgttttctttttttctttcttgCCATTTTATCACATTCCTTGTTGTGGATGTCTGCTCTTTTATGTTGTGTATGTTTAAGCCTTATAAGGTCACTGTACACCTCTAATAGTCTGCTAATTTGATTGGTATTATTCTCTCAagcagtgcatgcatgcatgtgttttCTACGTTATCTTTTTCACTTTGTTCTGCTTTCAGCTAGCTGCTATTTTTAATGTTTATATAGTGACAGCAGAACTGCAGACCAGCTGTGATTTGTTGGATGAGTGTCAGCTTCCTAAGTATATAACTCACTTAGTCCTTTGTACACATTGGACtatactcatgactgtcactgatcctACAACTCATGATCATGTTTTAATGCAGAAAGCATATAATATAGTAATTATTTTAGACATTTGTGCATAGAATTACTCTGTGTtaaaattacataataaaacTTCAAGGAAGCCCAGACCCCCTACTTCAGACCTACTACACTGGTGCTTcccccttgccaaaccctgtaCCTGCCCCTGTAATAAGCATACCGATTCAGAACTGTCCAAATTTTAAATTTGCATCTATATACATTTTAATTTGCAAAAGTTCCTCACTGTGTTTGTTTCCTGCATATGGCTTTTCTTACTGAGAATACGTGGCACAACATCTAGATATGTTTGCATTCAGAATCTATCAATATCTTTAGAATTACCTGCACTGCACTTCATGACCACCTTATATAATTAAGGAAGTCATGCAAGCATTCAAAACTACATTGAAATGTGTATACGTCAAGGGCCTATACATTTTTACAATGCAAACTGAGTGTGCATTATCAGTTTTAATTACCACAAGCCTGcacactgtaaaacaatactACAACCCAAAGACGTCACCCAAAGTATTAGTAGCAAGTCACGTGCGGGTGTGGTATAAGGGTGCAGCACTAATATTGAAATAGAATTGCTGTGATATATTGAATGAATGTCAGTATCACGTGGAAATGCAGGAGATCTGCAGACCCTTTCTGTAATAACAACTTTCTCTGATTGTTCAACTGGTGATCTAATGCTAGGTTGGAATAGCTTCCCTGTATATATAACTGCCCACTTCAGGTACTTATGCTAGAATGAGAAAGTCGGTGTATTTATAAGCGTAGAGCTATATATGACCTCTAGCACatctgtatacatacatattggGATTAATATAACTGCAAGTAGTTAACTGGCCAAGTTTTGTAGAATATTCGTAGAATAGGATAGATTTGTGATTAACAGTGCAAGCATTGCAAACAGAAGGAGTTCGCCTTGCACTATTTCCTCCCTATTTAACTATTgatcctgaataccacagccattcATCCTATTACCAGAGTTGAGGGTAACTAGTAACTATTTAACTAAATTACGTAACTATAGTTACTTTGTAAATAAGTTATGTAACTATATAGTTACTTTACAAGTAAATAATAGTTACAGTacatgctttgtaactagtaacataCAAGTGTATGAAAAGTAACTAAATTAACATAGTAATTAGTTACATTAATAATTATGCTTTGAACACTTCAATTTTTGAGCCATATATGCTACACAGAATTATTTTcagtgtacatatatatgtattgcATGTTCTCTTCTTTCCTtgatgcatatctgagcaaaatAATAcgaaattataattatgttacaaaaaagctTAATTTATGCTATGAAAGTAACTAATATAACtaagtacttagttacctttcataaagtaactgtaaccgAGTTACATGGAATAAAAATAATGAGTAACTacttacttttctgaagtaacttcCCCAACTCTGCCTATTACAAATCTGACAACCATAACAACTGTTACCAAGCAACAGAAATTAAAAAATAATCACTGCAAAAACCCAATCACgtttagcaaccattgctataaTGGTCCCAAAGTGATGTTTACCTTAACAACCATCACTAAGCAACTATAATTGTTGTTCTGCTATGGGCCATCTATCATTATGGCAACACCAGTTGTCAAGTCAGACATTTACTTCCAATAGAAAAACACCACACTATTGTAGCAAATCAGTTTaatattacagatttttgtcgAGGGACTTTGGCAAACAAGTGTAAtatatactaattctattggctaattgcTTAAGGTATTTCAAAACAATATAATGTCAATTGCAAGCtcctattgagagtattatatattgtaacacattcacttgtttgattatattataataatgttataCTGTAGAAACTAGCATCTTTGAAGTATACTGTAAACAGCTGGTTAGGAACTGTGTAATAGAATGATGTAACAGAAACTGAGGCAGAGCTATAGGTTACTGACACTGAAGTAGTTTATACTTCAAAGATGCTAGTTGCCTGACTAATATCAGCTATTTTTAGAGATTGGTGTGGTTTGTTGATTGGTGCATAATAGTCACAAGTTTTGAGCTCTCAATACCGCTTCAATCAAAGCTTCTTTACCAATTATAGGCTGCACACATCAAAGTGAACTCTGCATACCATTTTAAACAAACAGTTGTATTGTTTAAATGGGATACtgaggtatatagctatatacataatttGAAAGTATTTTTTGCATACAAAAGATATGATCACAGATATACAAGGccaccaagaaatggctgcagtgatgttaattaacctataacagtaataaattttcTATTGATATTAAGGCTGCCACAATTGATATTATGATATTTTTACACCAGCACAATGGCTGCAgataattatatgtacatatcACAAGCAACAACTATATACACTGATGCTTAGCAAAAAACTTGCAATTTATACAATGATAGCTATAGTGTATATACTTTTAGTTACACTGTGCTGCAGGCAGTAAACAACAATAAtgaagtgtatgtgtgtaattgtTTGCTTGGGAATAGTGTGTGTTTATTGCACTTGTTCCATTCACCTTGCTGTTAAGTACTATGCTTCTTTGATAAATAATATTCATGTATACTCAGGTAAAACATCATGCAGCTGTATTATTTAATgtcagtaataacattattaaggCTGATACAGCACCTGTATTGTTTCCATTAGAGATAGAGTTTTTCCAGTTTCATATTATGAACCAAAACAGCTGTGATGTCACTTGCTGCTTCGCCACTAATATTGTTGCTGGAAATATCAAGTTCTGTCAAGGATACAGTATATTGTAAAGCTCTTGCAACTTTAATAGCATCTTCTGTTTTGAAATTATTGTCTTGCAGGCAAAGCTTCTCTAGTTTTGTGTTATGACGCAAAACTTTTGCAATAAAATCGGCTGCTTCAGAATTAAGATTATTACTTGAAACATCAAATTCCATCAGATTCACAGTATTATGCAAACTCTGCATTATCTTAATGATACCTGCTGTTTCTAAATTATTTCCACCAAGACAAATCTTCTGTAACCTTGTGTTGCAAGATAAAACAGCGGCAATGCCATCTGCAGCTTTGACacaaatattgttgtttgaaatatcTAACACAGATAGATTGTAGATGATTTTTAAAGCGGTCATGATCTTAACAATACCTATTGTTCCCAAGTTGTTCATTTGTAGATAAAGATTTTGTAGATTGGTGCTGTGAGCCAAAACAGCTgaaatatcatctgctgcttcactacaAATTTTGCTATTTTCAATGCTCAAGTCTGTCAGTAATGAAGTGCTCAGCAGTGCTCTTGCAATCTTACTAGTACCTTCACTTCCTAAACTGTTTCTACCTAGATGTAGCTTTCGCAAATAAATATTATGATCTAATACAGCAGCAAtttcatctgctgcttcactgTCAATGTTGTTACCCAAAATGTCAAATTCTTTCAAGAACATTGCATCCTTTAATGCCCTTGCAATTTTGATGGCACCAATTGTTCCTATGTTGTTTGAACGTATATAAAACTTCTGCACTTTTTTATTATAAGACAATACTGTTGCTATATCATCTGCAGCTGCACTACCAATGTTGTTGTTTGACATACTGAGTTCAGTTAGGGAAGAAGTTTCTTTTAAGGCTTGCACAATTTTCATTGCACCCACTGTACCTAAATCGTTATTTTGCATATAGAACGTACGTAATTTAGTACTGTGTGACAAAGTaactgcaatgtcatctgctgctttgTTACCAATATTGTTACTTGAAATATTAAATTCTATAAGTGAAGCATTGCATAAAGCTCTTGTAACCTTTATTGCACCTAATGTTCTTAACTTATTTCCATTAGCATAAAGTTTACGTAAATTGTTATTATGATGTATAACAGCTGCAATTTTGTCTGCTGCTGCATCACAGACATTGTTACATGAAAAGTTGAACTCTGTAAGAGATATGGTGTTCTGCAAACCTGTTGTAATCTTCATAATACCAATTGTTTCCAATCTATTTCCACCTAGATATAGCTTTTGCAAATTGGTGCTGTGTTGTAAAACagctgcaatatcatctgcCGCTTCTTCACCAATGTTGTTATTTGAAATATTTAAATCTGTTAgagaataattattttgcaaAGCCCTAACAATCTGAATCACACCAGTTGTTCCAAAATTGTTTCCATTTATGTACAACTTTTGTAGATCAGTATTTTTGGATATAATGCATGCAATATCGTAAGCTGCTTCACTGGCAATGTTGTTGTCTGAAATTACAAATTCTATCAGTGATGAGGCATTTTGTAAGGCTTTTCCAATTTTAATTGCACTTATTGTTCCTAAATTATTCTGGTGTAGAAAAAGTTTCTGAAGTTGAGTATTATGAGACAGAAAAactgctatatcatctgctgtTTCAACACTGATATCATTATTTGAAAGAGCAAATTCTGTTAATGATAACCTACTACCTAAAGCATTAACAATCTTAGTGGGACCATTTGGACCAAAATTATTTCCGTGAAGGTAAAGCTTTTGTAACTTGACATTTTGAGACAAGACGGTTGCTATGTAATACACTGCTTCACCACTAATACCATTGCTTGACAAATCACATTCTGTCAGTGAAGAGGCACCTTCTAAGGCTCTCATTACTGTAATAGTACCTGTTGTTTCCAATTTATTATTTTCTAGATAAAGTTTTTGCAGTTTAGCACTATTTGATAGGATAactgcaatatcatctgctgcttcacaaTTGATATTATTATTTGAAACACTAAAGTCTGTCAGAGAAAATGTGCATTGTAAGGCCCTTGCAATCTTAATGATACCAGCTGTTCCTAAATGATTTCCACCCAGATAAAGTTTCTGTAATGCAGTATTATGGGACAAAACAGTAGCAATATTATCAGCTGCCTCACAACTGATATCGTTATTTGAAATGTTAAGTTCTGTTAATGAAGAGATGCTCTGTAAAGGTCTTGCAATTTGTATAATGCCTGTGGTCTGAAAATTGTTGCCCTGAATGTAAAGTTTTCTTAGTTTAACATTATGAGATAAAGCAGTTGCGATATCACTTGCTGCTTCAATTCCAATACTGTTATTGGAAATATCAAATTCTGTTAGTGATAAAGAATCTTTTAAAGCTCTTGCAATCTTGATAGCACCTGCTGTCCCTAACTTATTTGACTGCAAATAAAGGGTTCGTATACCAACATTACAAGATATAATAACTGCAATATCACCTGCAGCTTTATCACTAATAccaatttttgaaatacttaatcCCATCAGTGTTGTAAGACTTCCAATAGTCTTCCTTGTCACCTCACTCTGTACTGCTGG
The nucleotide sequence above comes from Dysidea avara chromosome 3, odDysAvar1.4, whole genome shotgun sequence. Encoded proteins:
- the LOC136249477 gene encoding protein NLRC5-like isoform X2, with the protein product MELGVDHHVMNIIEHDQPNDCRKCCHDILDDWLNRNPAASWEALILAIVRLPTCVNVDVANIQTVVKNRYIQNRHTPHDDWPPYYPKHYTPLTVIHHEGRCTESEVISGAKRLFTKGYSMNDLAVKNINDLFIPFEGATPYPYRILIEGAPGIGKTILSKEIASQWANHSILTSKQLLFLLFMRAPQIRRITNVKSLVSYFCETASSKVTDWLVQTDGQHLVIILDGYDEVSEDNHDSFINDIIDRKRLTKCGVVITSRPAASSHLHTIVDCRAEVLGFAEENRQQFIQEALQGQQDKIEELRSFLQFNQYLNTLCYIPLNMSILLSLAEDGINALPNTQTKLFEKFIIMTIIHFLKKDRMVCTTGVASLNDIPHPYDQIVKELSQFAFLALQKDQLVFTLAEVKAACPNFNPSNWYGLGLLKPARYFKPQDGCDHESFHFLHFSIQEYMAAYHIASLPRHKVIALLTNTFWRTRYFNTWIMYVGITGGKKFAFKHFLSGSRFMLSSQIMKASIISSKILSNKIKCLHLLHCLAEVNHKMLPSIENIFHNGIIDLSHQVLSPNDVNTLAILLLRSPGKTWEKLDVSHCNIDDKTCNAFCTVFYSQNVALQVKSFNISCNNLHWESVNRLCKVLRFWHTEELTLSVNSLYDSVLMKTINTFSCKMKQHLQAHVVKTVTDGLLLVTYIEEQNRIIAMYAKEDFIKCSQFSNCKLNENDEYIINKLTEFVKKVTQYELASIVFTYIIPHAKNKFSSMLSRFQLIKLYGSNMHSMGAYLLSSISSVDYHYNITLPHKYVADFLASVICHDLRFRASYLEALPAVQSEVTRKTIGSLTTLMGLSISKIGISDKAAGDIAVIISCNVGIRTLYLQSNKLGTAGAIKIARALKDSLSLTEFDISNNSIGIEAASDIATALSHNVKLRKLYIQGNNFQTTGIIQIARPLQSISSLTELNISNNDISCEAADNIATVLSHNTALQKLYLGGNHLGTAGIIKIARALQCTFSLTDFSVSNNNINCEAADDIAVILSNSAKLQKLYLENNKLETTGTITVMRALEGASSLTECDLSSNGISGEAVYYIATVLSQNVKLQKLYLHGNNFGPNGPTKIVNALGSRLSLTEFALSNNDISVETADDIAVFLSHNTQLQKLFLHQNNLGTISAIKIGKALQNASSLIEFVISDNNIASEAAYDIACIISKNTDLQKLYINGNNFGTTGVIQIVRALQNNYSLTDLNISNNNIGEEAADDIAAVLQHSTNLQKLYLGGNRLETIGIMKITTGLQNTISLTEFNFSCNNVCDAAADKIAAVIHHNNNLRKLYANGNKLRTLGAIKVTRALCNASLIEFNISSNNIGNKAADDIAVTLSHSTKLRTFYMQNNDLGTVGAMKIVQALKETSSLTELSMSNNNIGSAAADDIATVLSYNKKVQKFYIRSNNIGTIGAIKIARALKDAMFLKEFDILGNNIDSEAADEIAAVLDHNIYLRKLHLGRNSLGSEGTSKIARALLSTSLLTDLSIENSKICSEAADDISAVLAHSTNLQNLYLQMNNLGTIGIVKIMTALKIIYNLSVLDISNNNICVKAADGIAAVLSCNTRLQKICLGGNNLETAGIIKIMQSLHNTVNLMEFDVSSNNLNSEAADFIAKVLRHNTKLEKLCLQDNNFKTEDAIKVARALQYTVSLTELDISSNNISGEAASDITAVLVHNMKLEKLYL
- the LOC136249477 gene encoding protein NLRC5-like isoform X1, with the protein product MAVPPDLACIDDQLSRVPTDLKPFVSKKKERPALADISNHVVPQWSPQWRQLGMELGVDHHVMNIIEHDQPNDCRKCCHDILDDWLNRNPAASWEALILAIVRLPTCVNVDVANIQTVVKNRYIQNRHTPHDDWPPYYPKHYTPLTVIHHEGRCTESEVISGAKRLFTKGYSMNDLAVKNINDLFIPFEGATPYPYRILIEGAPGIGKTILSKEIASQWANHSILTSKQLLFLLFMRAPQIRRITNVKSLVSYFCETASSKVTDWLVQTDGQHLVIILDGYDEVSEDNHDSFINDIIDRKRLTKCGVVITSRPAASSHLHTIVDCRAEVLGFAEENRQQFIQEALQGQQDKIEELRSFLQFNQYLNTLCYIPLNMSILLSLAEDGINALPNTQTKLFEKFIIMTIIHFLKKDRMVCTTGVASLNDIPHPYDQIVKELSQFAFLALQKDQLVFTLAEVKAACPNFNPSNWYGLGLLKPARYFKPQDGCDHESFHFLHFSIQEYMAAYHIASLPRHKVIALLTNTFWRTRYFNTWIMYVGITGGKKFAFKHFLSGSRFMLSSQIMKASIISSKILSNKIKCLHLLHCLAEVNHKMLPSIENIFHNGIIDLSHQVLSPNDVNTLAILLLRSPGKTWEKLDVSHCNIDDKTCNAFCTVFYSQNVALQVKSFNISCNNLHWESVNRLCKVLRFWHTEELTLSVNSLYDSVLMKTINTFSCKMKQHLQAHVVKTVTDGLLLVTYIEEQNRIIAMYAKEDFIKCSQFSNCKLNENDEYIINKLTEFVKKVTQYELASIVFTYIIPHAKNKFSSMLSRFQLIKLYGSNMHSMGAYLLSSISSVDYHYNITLPHKYVADFLASVICHDLRFRASYLEALPAVQSEVTRKTIGSLTTLMGLSISKIGISDKAAGDIAVIISCNVGIRTLYLQSNKLGTAGAIKIARALKDSLSLTEFDISNNSIGIEAASDIATALSHNVKLRKLYIQGNNFQTTGIIQIARPLQSISSLTELNISNNDISCEAADNIATVLSHNTALQKLYLGGNHLGTAGIIKIARALQCTFSLTDFSVSNNNINCEAADDIAVILSNSAKLQKLYLENNKLETTGTITVMRALEGASSLTECDLSSNGISGEAVYYIATVLSQNVKLQKLYLHGNNFGPNGPTKIVNALGSRLSLTEFALSNNDISVETADDIAVFLSHNTQLQKLFLHQNNLGTISAIKIGKALQNASSLIEFVISDNNIASEAAYDIACIISKNTDLQKLYINGNNFGTTGVIQIVRALQNNYSLTDLNISNNNIGEEAADDIAAVLQHSTNLQKLYLGGNRLETIGIMKITTGLQNTISLTEFNFSCNNVCDAAADKIAAVIHHNNNLRKLYANGNKLRTLGAIKVTRALCNASLIEFNISSNNIGNKAADDIAVTLSHSTKLRTFYMQNNDLGTVGAMKIVQALKETSSLTELSMSNNNIGSAAADDIATVLSYNKKVQKFYIRSNNIGTIGAIKIARALKDAMFLKEFDILGNNIDSEAADEIAAVLDHNIYLRKLHLGRNSLGSEGTSKIARALLSTSLLTDLSIENSKICSEAADDISAVLAHSTNLQNLYLQMNNLGTIGIVKIMTALKIIYNLSVLDISNNNICVKAADGIAAVLSCNTRLQKICLGGNNLETAGIIKIMQSLHNTVNLMEFDVSSNNLNSEAADFIAKVLRHNTKLEKLCLQDNNFKTEDAIKVARALQYTVSLTELDISSNNISGEAASDITAVLVHNMKLEKLYL